The following coding sequences lie in one Pontibacter sp. G13 genomic window:
- a CDS encoding DUF4294 domain-containing protein yields MNTRFFLLSIFLICFQMLWAQQENPESEDLRFKVYTYEGVTFMDGQLDSINILDRKPTDRQIRKGRKRLAKFTRLRYNIHKVYPYALKVSEVLQEIDQELAELPEDTKRRKYVKSKEQALFSKYEKDLRKMTRSQGKVLVKLVCRQTGKTTYELIKENKNGASAFFWQSIGLLFGINLKSDYDDEEDEMIEDIVAELEGGGWNIVYRAYDYRLE; encoded by the coding sequence ATGAATACACGCTTCTTTTTGCTGTCCATCTTCCTGATCTGCTTCCAGATGCTCTGGGCTCAGCAGGAAAACCCAGAGTCGGAAGATCTCCGGTTCAAGGTCTATACCTATGAGGGGGTCACCTTCATGGATGGACAGTTGGATTCGATCAATATCCTCGACCGAAAGCCAACAGATCGCCAGATACGTAAGGGCCGCAAACGGCTTGCCAAATTTACCAGACTGCGGTATAACATCCACAAAGTTTACCCATATGCGCTAAAGGTATCAGAAGTCCTTCAGGAAATCGACCAAGAGCTCGCGGAATTGCCCGAAGACACCAAGCGCAGGAAGTACGTCAAATCCAAAGAGCAAGCGCTATTTTCGAAGTACGAAAAGGACCTCCGCAAGATGACCCGCTCCCAAGGCAAGGTCCTAGTGAAACTCGTGTGTCGCCAGACTGGCAAAACTACCTATGAGTTGATCAAGGAAAATAAGAACGGAGCTTCGGCCTTTTTCTGGCAATCCATTGGCCTCTTGTTTGGGATCAACCTCAAAAGCGATTATGACGACGAAGAAGACGAGATGATCGAGGATATCGTCGCCGAATTGGAAGGAGGTGGATGGAACATCGTCTACCGTGCATACGATTATCGACTAGAATAG
- a CDS encoding O-acetyl-ADP-ribose deacetylase: METQLEIIRGDITRIEVDAIVNAANSSLLGGGGVDGAIHRAGGPEILDECRKIRARQGGCQVGEAVYTTAGQLPARYVIHTVGPVWTGKQPEGMKTRLAGCYTNSLRIAEELTCTTIAFPNISTGIYRFPKDLAAEVAIEAVRTYVHSHRDTFSRILFVCFDEENERIYRNLLS; this comes from the coding sequence ATGGAAACACAGTTAGAAATCATCCGGGGGGACATTACGCGTATAGAGGTCGACGCAATCGTCAATGCCGCCAACAGCTCTTTGCTGGGAGGCGGCGGAGTGGATGGGGCGATCCATCGGGCGGGAGGTCCTGAGATTCTGGACGAATGTCGTAAGATCAGGGCGCGTCAGGGGGGCTGTCAAGTGGGAGAGGCCGTCTACACGACGGCTGGTCAGTTGCCTGCCCGATATGTCATTCACACCGTAGGCCCGGTTTGGACGGGTAAGCAACCCGAGGGCATGAAAACCCGTCTTGCTGGTTGCTACACGAATAGTTTGAGAATTGCTGAGGAATTGACATGCACGACGATTGCCTTCCCCAATATCTCTACTGGAATCTATCGATTCCCGAAAGATTTGGCTGCAGAGGTAGCGATTGAGGCTGTTAGGACGTATGTGCATTCGCATCGGGATACTTTTTCTCGGATCTTATTCGTATGTTTTGACGAAGAAAATGAGCGGATCTATCGCAATCTACTCAGTTGA
- a CDS encoding FG-GAP-like repeat-containing protein: MKRILIALPLLLQLAYGQPPNPDTELISESNENTFAGKMFLPGVKVPTARQTWAITSADLNLDGAPDLIVADKPRGTIIVHLNDGTGAFKEHKSFKGIPQHRAIAAADFNRDGYPDLATVTLKGEISIYINNRVGGLRFHQKFKSASMLHDLVIQDLNNDGRMDLLVVAVMEHQVNIHFQTNRGAFGPAKVIPTGETPRVAALGDLDGDEILDLVVGADDGRLHIHRGLGHGNFQEAKSIRSTNATWGLGLADFNGDGFLDIAAASYVDKNLFVHLNNGRSGFEREIELISGDHNFEVATGDFDLDGDTDIATCSSLDKNLNFHINDGQAGFSPKEMVASGEWNTGITTADFDGDGDPDIGISSANSGGLFVHTNVAADTIPVPDDPICITGTVFHGETGEVIANAPITLHREVGRSYSQKTDEKGGFSMCPSPGNTYQIIVRTPGMPVHSEFFTMPEKQLHKDIYLYPNREAQVYGKIWDQETGQYIPKAVLTIFNEEGNPIARFPSSDQGAYRRMLTYDKSYRIQAEVPGMQSAMEPFKLEAEHTEQGLRVDLKLDKMPEGACIEGIVRDEKDRSPVPFATILVMDTTGKKLKRVQTDGFGYYQACLKFGSYQFKTDAIGYFFNLSEARLGTEHIDMAAQHNIKLIPLEENASIVLQNIYFDKDEATLTPESVVELDRLYQIMSTNPSLVIEIGGHTDSDASDAYNLDLSQRRSESVIQYLQDAGIASDRLEAKGYGESKPIASNDTEEGKQLNRRTEFKVLSY, from the coding sequence ATGAAGCGCATCCTAATTGCTCTTCCCTTGCTTCTTCAGCTTGCCTATGGCCAGCCCCCCAATCCAGATACTGAGCTTATTTCAGAATCCAACGAAAACACCTTCGCAGGGAAGATGTTCTTGCCGGGTGTCAAGGTTCCAACTGCTCGTCAAACATGGGCTATCACATCCGCGGACCTCAATCTGGATGGTGCCCCGGATTTGATTGTCGCTGATAAGCCTCGGGGAACCATCATCGTGCATCTCAATGATGGAACAGGAGCATTCAAGGAGCATAAGTCCTTCAAAGGCATTCCTCAACATCGGGCTATTGCTGCGGCGGACTTCAACCGAGATGGGTATCCAGACCTCGCTACGGTCACCCTCAAGGGCGAAATCTCCATCTACATCAACAACCGTGTAGGGGGCCTTAGATTTCACCAGAAATTCAAGTCCGCTTCGATGCTTCATGATCTCGTCATTCAGGATCTCAACAACGATGGAAGAATGGATCTTCTGGTAGTGGCAGTGATGGAGCATCAGGTCAACATCCACTTCCAGACCAATCGTGGAGCATTTGGCCCAGCCAAGGTCATTCCCACAGGTGAAACCCCGAGAGTTGCTGCTTTGGGGGATTTGGATGGGGATGAAATTCTAGATCTCGTAGTAGGCGCCGACGACGGACGTCTGCATATTCACCGAGGCCTGGGACACGGCAATTTTCAAGAAGCTAAATCCATTCGTTCGACCAATGCCACATGGGGATTGGGATTGGCGGACTTCAATGGCGATGGATTTCTGGATATTGCCGCGGCTTCCTACGTGGACAAAAACCTCTTTGTACACCTCAACAACGGCAGAAGTGGGTTTGAGCGGGAAATCGAACTCATCTCTGGCGACCACAATTTCGAGGTGGCAACGGGAGACTTTGACCTAGACGGAGATACCGACATCGCGACATGCTCTTCTCTCGACAAAAACCTCAATTTCCATATCAACGACGGGCAGGCGGGATTTTCGCCCAAGGAAATGGTGGCTTCAGGAGAGTGGAATACCGGGATCACGACCGCGGATTTTGATGGGGATGGCGATCCCGATATCGGGATTTCTTCGGCAAATAGTGGTGGGCTCTTTGTCCATACCAATGTCGCGGCAGATACCATCCCCGTTCCGGATGACCCGATTTGTATCACAGGAACCGTGTTTCATGGCGAAACGGGAGAAGTCATCGCCAATGCACCTATCACACTTCACCGAGAAGTAGGTCGGAGTTATTCTCAGAAGACCGACGAAAAAGGCGGATTCAGCATGTGTCCTTCTCCGGGCAATACCTACCAGATCATTGTTCGGACTCCGGGCATGCCTGTGCATTCTGAATTTTTCACCATGCCGGAGAAGCAGCTTCACAAGGACATTTACCTATATCCCAATCGCGAAGCTCAGGTATACGGCAAGATTTGGGATCAAGAAACAGGGCAGTACATTCCCAAAGCAGTGTTGACCATCTTCAATGAGGAAGGCAATCCCATTGCTCGCTTCCCTTCCAGCGATCAGGGAGCCTATCGGAGAATGTTGACTTACGACAAGTCCTACCGAATTCAGGCAGAAGTACCCGGTATGCAATCTGCCATGGAGCCCTTCAAATTGGAGGCTGAACATACAGAGCAGGGCTTGCGCGTAGATCTCAAATTGGACAAAATGCCTGAAGGTGCCTGTATCGAAGGGATAGTTCGCGATGAGAAAGATCGTTCCCCGGTGCCATTTGCGACCATTCTGGTCATGGATACTACCGGAAAAAAACTCAAACGGGTCCAAACCGATGGCTTTGGCTACTATCAGGCTTGCTTGAAATTCGGCAGTTACCAATTCAAAACCGATGCGATTGGATACTTCTTCAATCTTTCGGAAGCTCGATTGGGTACGGAGCATATCGACATGGCCGCTCAGCACAACATCAAGCTGATCCCACTAGAGGAAAATGCCAGTATCGTTCTCCAAAATATCTACTTCGACAAGGATGAAGCTACCTTGACACCGGAATCGGTGGTGGAGCTCGATCGCCTGTATCAGATCATGTCTACCAATCCAAGTCTCGTGATCGAAATCGGCGGACATACGGATAGCGATGCCTCAGATGCGTATAACCTGGATCTTTCGCAGCGTCGATCAGAATCAGTGATCCAATACCTCCAAGATGCTGGGATCGCCTCGGATCGACTGGAAGCCAAAGGGTATGGGGAATCCAAGCCGATTGCCTCCAACGATACGGAAGAGGGAAAGCAGCTCAATAGGCGGACTGAATTTAAGGTCCTCTCCTATTGA
- a CDS encoding S9 family peptidase yields the protein MTNPPIAPQRPHQMEKHGDVRQDPFFWMRDREDPAVIDYLNEENAYTKETMAAQADLQETLFEEMKGRIKQDDSTLPYRLDKYYYYARFEEGQEYPLHCRKRESLEAEEQVMLDVNVMAKGQAFMQVAGLTLTPDHTLLAYAQDTVGRRIYTLKVKNLETGEILTDEIPNMTGNAVWAKDGKTLFYSKQDPETLRPYQIYRHTLGTDPAKDVLVYEEQDDTFRCYITKSKSKDYLFIVCDSTLSSEVRFLDAGNPTGDFQVIEPRGPKHEYGVEHFGDHFYILTNWEALNFRLMKTPITATEKSNWTEVIPHRTDVLLEDIEIFKEFLVLSERKGGLSQIQVRPWEGESYYLPFHDPTYLAWVDTNPSFDTEQLRYGYESLTMPETWYDFDMKTQSQVQLKQKEILGGFDAENYRSEWLHATAEDGVQIPISLVYHKDTPRDGSAPLLEYGYGAYGMSMDPYFSPARLSLLDRGFIFAIAHIRGGSELGRNWYDTGKMQYKKNSFKDFIACGEHLIQAGYTSKGKLFASGGSAGGLLMGAVMNMRPDLYTGVLAAVPFVDVISTMLDESIPLTTGEYDEWGNPNDAEAYSYIRSYSPYDNVSKQDYPNLLVTSGLHDSQVQYWEPTKWVAKLRTLYPKDKLLLLHTNMDAGHGGASGRFQPYRETALEYAFFLRLAGKA from the coding sequence ATGACCAATCCCCCCATTGCCCCACAGCGACCCCACCAGATGGAGAAGCATGGGGACGTCCGACAGGACCCCTTCTTCTGGATGCGCGACCGGGAAGATCCCGCCGTCATCGATTACCTCAATGAGGAAAATGCCTACACCAAGGAGACCATGGCTGCCCAAGCCGATCTACAGGAAACCTTGTTTGAGGAAATGAAAGGCCGCATCAAACAGGATGATTCGACGCTGCCCTATCGACTGGACAAGTACTATTACTACGCCCGATTTGAGGAAGGCCAAGAATATCCGCTCCATTGCCGCAAGCGGGAATCCCTGGAGGCAGAGGAGCAAGTGATGCTCGACGTCAATGTGATGGCCAAAGGACAGGCATTTATGCAGGTCGCAGGATTGACCCTGACGCCTGACCATACGCTACTTGCCTACGCGCAAGACACGGTGGGCCGTAGGATCTATACCCTCAAGGTCAAGAACCTCGAAACGGGTGAGATCCTCACAGACGAAATCCCCAATATGACCGGGAATGCAGTCTGGGCCAAGGACGGCAAGACGCTGTTCTACTCCAAGCAAGATCCCGAGACCCTCCGTCCTTACCAGATCTACCGCCATACCCTTGGCACAGATCCAGCCAAAGACGTGCTGGTGTATGAGGAGCAGGACGATACATTCCGATGCTATATCACCAAAAGTAAGTCCAAGGACTATCTATTCATCGTGTGCGACAGTACGCTGTCTTCAGAGGTTCGATTCCTCGATGCCGGTAATCCCACAGGCGATTTTCAGGTGATCGAACCCCGCGGTCCCAAACACGAGTATGGCGTCGAACATTTTGGCGATCATTTCTATATCCTCACCAACTGGGAAGCCCTGAATTTCCGGCTGATGAAAACTCCCATTACGGCTACCGAGAAATCCAACTGGACCGAGGTGATTCCGCATCGGACGGATGTACTGTTGGAGGATATCGAGATTTTCAAGGAGTTTCTGGTATTGTCTGAGCGAAAAGGCGGTTTGTCCCAGATTCAGGTACGACCTTGGGAAGGCGAGTCCTATTACCTGCCGTTCCATGATCCGACCTATCTAGCTTGGGTAGACACCAATCCTAGCTTCGATACCGAGCAGCTTCGATATGGCTACGAATCCCTCACGATGCCTGAGACTTGGTACGATTTCGATATGAAGACCCAATCCCAAGTCCAGCTCAAGCAAAAGGAAATCTTGGGAGGATTTGATGCAGAGAACTACCGCTCCGAATGGCTACATGCGACCGCTGAGGATGGCGTACAGATCCCGATTTCGCTGGTGTACCACAAGGACACCCCACGAGATGGCAGTGCTCCCCTGCTCGAATATGGCTATGGTGCCTACGGGATGAGCATGGACCCCTATTTCAGCCCGGCTCGCCTGAGCTTGCTGGACCGTGGATTCATTTTTGCCATTGCACATATCCGGGGCGGCTCTGAACTGGGGCGCAACTGGTATGACACCGGCAAGATGCAGTACAAGAAGAACTCCTTCAAGGACTTCATCGCATGTGGAGAACATCTCATTCAGGCGGGCTACACCTCCAAGGGCAAACTCTTTGCATCTGGCGGTAGTGCGGGTGGCTTGCTGATGGGCGCAGTCATGAACATGCGGCCGGATCTCTATACAGGCGTTCTGGCAGCGGTACCATTTGTGGATGTCATTTCGACCATGCTGGATGAGTCCATTCCGTTGACCACAGGCGAATACGACGAATGGGGCAACCCCAACGATGCCGAAGCCTATTCCTACATTCGCTCCTACTCCCCCTATGACAATGTCTCCAAGCAAGACTATCCCAACCTACTGGTGACGAGCGGCTTGCACGATTCCCAGGTTCAGTATTGGGAACCCACCAAATGGGTCGCCAAACTGCGTACCCTCTATCCGAAGGACAAACTATTGTTGCTCCATACCAACATGGACGCTGGTCACGGCGGTGCTTCCGGGCGATTCCAGCCCTACCGAGAGACCGCTTTGGAGTATGCATTCTTTCTGAGATTGGCGGGCAAAGCATAG
- a CDS encoding LytTR family DNA-binding domain-containing protein, with translation MLRILIVEDEHLAARRLERLIREIDSQVEICETLDTVQGTVAWLQEHEVDLIFLDIHLADGNSFSIFEKIDVSTPIIFVTAYDQYAVRAFKVNSVDYLLKPIEQEDLAQAIDKFKQNHTAPAPFDISALMQAMQSQQTAAAPVFQKRFMVTSGDKIKSIPIEEVAYFFGQQKYVFLVTKDNRRHIVDFTLGKLEELLDPEQFYRINRQFIIGYKSISNMFAYSKSRVKIELDPVSEIDAIVSIEKSKHFKNWLNR, from the coding sequence ATGTTACGAATTCTCATTGTCGAAGACGAGCATTTGGCCGCTCGCAGGCTCGAAAGACTGATCCGGGAGATTGACTCCCAAGTCGAAATCTGCGAAACGCTGGATACCGTCCAAGGTACTGTCGCCTGGTTGCAGGAACATGAAGTGGATCTGATTTTCCTCGACATTCATTTGGCAGATGGTAATAGCTTCTCCATTTTCGAGAAGATCGACGTTTCCACACCCATTATCTTTGTGACTGCCTATGACCAGTATGCCGTCCGTGCATTCAAGGTCAATAGCGTGGATTATCTCCTGAAGCCGATCGAGCAGGAGGATTTGGCCCAAGCTATCGACAAGTTCAAGCAGAATCACACCGCTCCGGCTCCCTTTGATATTTCCGCACTGATGCAGGCGATGCAGTCTCAGCAAACGGCTGCGGCACCTGTCTTTCAGAAGCGATTCATGGTCACTTCGGGTGACAAGATCAAATCCATTCCGATTGAAGAGGTCGCCTATTTCTTCGGCCAGCAAAAGTATGTCTTCCTCGTGACCAAGGACAATCGTCGGCACATCGTCGATTTTACCTTGGGCAAATTGGAGGAATTGCTGGACCCTGAACAGTTTTACCGCATCAATCGGCAGTTCATCATTGGCTACAAATCCATCAGCAACATGTTTGCCTACTCCAAGAGTCGGGTGAAGATCGAATTGGACCCCGTCAGTGAAATTGATGCGATTGTCTCCATTGAAAAATCCAAGCATTTCAAAAACTGGCTCAATCGCTAG
- the dapF gene encoding diaminopimelate epimerase, with the protein MAAWQLNFWKYQGTGNDFIMIDCMEESWDEVLSEAHVEWLCDRKFGIGADGLIMLAPSDEADFRMVYFNSDGRESTMCGNGGRCLVAFAHHRGVIADTCVFDAIDGLHAANVEEGWVSLEMIQPEGLKQLSEHADWLDTGSPHYVSFVLSSVSELDIPTVGAAVRHDPQFAEIGGTNANFVNILAPNQLKVRTFERGVEDETLSCGTGVTAAAYSYLNRQGSPEDETEEVQLEVEGGQLQVVVQNRGTEAEQVWLQGPAERVFKGEITVPKELQHNE; encoded by the coding sequence ATGGCTGCTTGGCAACTGAACTTTTGGAAATACCAAGGGACCGGCAACGATTTCATCATGATCGATTGCATGGAAGAATCATGGGACGAGGTGCTCTCAGAAGCCCATGTCGAATGGCTTTGCGATCGCAAATTCGGGATCGGCGCCGATGGATTGATCATGTTGGCCCCTTCTGATGAGGCCGATTTCCGGATGGTGTACTTCAACTCGGACGGGCGTGAAAGCACCATGTGCGGCAATGGCGGGAGATGTCTCGTGGCCTTCGCCCATCATCGTGGAGTGATCGCGGATACTTGTGTATTCGATGCGATCGATGGACTCCATGCTGCCAATGTCGAGGAAGGTTGGGTCTCTCTGGAGATGATTCAGCCCGAAGGCCTCAAACAGCTCTCTGAGCATGCAGACTGGCTCGATACCGGCTCTCCGCATTATGTGAGCTTTGTGCTCTCCTCCGTCTCAGAATTGGATATCCCCACCGTTGGAGCGGCGGTTCGTCACGATCCCCAATTTGCCGAAATCGGAGGAACCAATGCCAACTTTGTCAACATACTAGCGCCCAATCAACTCAAAGTCAGAACCTTTGAACGTGGCGTCGAGGATGAAACCTTGAGCTGCGGAACAGGCGTAACAGCCGCTGCCTATTCCTATCTGAATCGTCAGGGATCTCCTGAAGATGAGACGGAAGAAGTCCAACTGGAAGTCGAAGGTGGGCAGCTACAGGTGGTCGTGCAAAACCGAGGAACAGAAGCAGAGCAAGTCTGGTTGCAAGGTCCTGCCGAGCGCGTTTTCAAGGGAGAAATCACCGTCCCCAAGGAGCTCCAGCATAACGAGTAG
- a CDS encoding molybdenum cofactor biosynthesis protein MoaE yields the protein MELTSSAFLISDQPLSVEAVQTLVESHACGAVNLFVGTVRNATKGESVVRLEFEAYESMAVKEMAKIGARVKAQWPAEAVVIHHRVGSLEPGEIAVIIGVSTPHRKASFEACEFAIDTLKETVPIWKKEILTNGEVWVSAHP from the coding sequence ATGGAACTGACCTCAAGTGCTTTCCTCATTTCCGACCAACCGCTTTCCGTCGAAGCCGTCCAGACATTGGTGGAATCCCATGCCTGCGGCGCGGTGAACCTGTTTGTCGGAACTGTCCGAAATGCCACGAAAGGGGAATCAGTGGTGAGACTAGAATTTGAGGCGTACGAGTCGATGGCGGTCAAGGAAATGGCCAAGATCGGAGCGCGCGTCAAAGCTCAATGGCCTGCCGAAGCGGTGGTCATCCATCATCGGGTTGGCAGTCTGGAACCGGGTGAAATCGCCGTAATCATCGGCGTCAGCACCCCCCATCGGAAAGCCAGTTTCGAGGCATGCGAATTTGCGATCGACACCCTCAAAGAGACCGTGCCGATCTGGAAAAAGGAAATTTTGACCAACGGAGAGGTATGGGTGTCTGCCCATCCTTGA
- a CDS encoding MoaD/ThiS family protein, whose translation MKLNLIAYGITKDVLGNRHVEYHLSEGETVHDLLLSLERAYPELQGLASLRIAVNGEYADAHQRISSQDEIVLIPPVSGG comes from the coding sequence ATGAAACTGAACCTGATCGCATATGGAATCACCAAGGATGTCCTTGGAAATCGCCACGTGGAATACCACCTGAGCGAGGGAGAAACTGTGCATGATTTATTGCTTTCACTGGAGCGTGCCTATCCGGAATTACAGGGATTGGCGAGCTTGAGAATTGCGGTAAATGGCGAATATGCCGACGCACATCAACGCATTTCTTCACAGGACGAAATTGTGCTGATTCCCCCTGTGAGCGGGGGCTAA
- a CDS encoding T9SS type A sorting domain-containing protein has translation MYLKILTCCLVFAAQSALGQSNGWVLNYSDDQKNEEGIAITRSDDGDLWMVATSDVDSIGMSDLLLYRLDAQGAVKWRKALGTPQLDYAWGMTETASGDFLICGNYNQISPYSKDAFVMKVNRQGEEIWRKELGKPNTFSSFKTVALHPDGYFACVGSISDTIDDGNDTYVVCLDSAGNLLWEGAYRDTLNDVGHAGTWTPEGELIVVCDRARASGPYVPQLVRLDSSGQVVWSTPAQVPTNSGPQNIIRTADGNYLMVGEAFPDSAANAFDILLVKFDGQGQQIWQEKYGSYEGADAGFGVLQRPDGGYSVTGYAINESEGHTDMFLLQTDAQGQTQSLTYAGGPGIDQGNALIYEPGLGHWLIGAATESFFAQGVLAFIPENATQLEDPIFGHWHPAPNPVRAGAEISLPEIQGPLQVILTDISGKKMDQLTGPDPQTRYRIPSDLAQGIYLMHISHEEGSQTFRIKVE, from the coding sequence ATGTATCTGAAAATCCTCACGTGCTGTCTAGTCTTTGCCGCCCAATCCGCCTTGGGACAATCCAATGGATGGGTCCTGAACTATTCCGACGATCAGAAAAATGAAGAGGGCATAGCCATTACTCGATCCGACGATGGAGATCTCTGGATGGTGGCCACAAGTGACGTGGACAGTATCGGCATGAGCGACTTGCTGCTATATCGGCTGGATGCACAGGGAGCAGTCAAGTGGCGGAAGGCTCTGGGAACTCCCCAATTGGACTATGCTTGGGGAATGACGGAGACTGCCAGCGGGGATTTCCTCATTTGCGGAAACTACAATCAGATTTCCCCCTACTCCAAGGACGCCTTTGTCATGAAGGTCAATCGTCAAGGGGAGGAAATCTGGCGCAAGGAACTCGGAAAACCCAATACGTTCTCTTCCTTCAAAACCGTGGCCCTGCACCCAGATGGATATTTCGCGTGCGTGGGTTCTATTTCAGATACCATCGATGATGGAAACGACACCTATGTGGTATGCTTAGATTCCGCGGGAAATCTGTTGTGGGAGGGCGCTTACCGAGATACACTCAATGACGTCGGACATGCAGGCACTTGGACCCCAGAAGGCGAACTGATCGTCGTCTGTGACCGCGCAAGGGCTTCCGGTCCCTATGTTCCGCAATTGGTCCGGCTGGACAGTTCCGGTCAAGTGGTATGGTCCACTCCGGCACAGGTTCCCACCAATAGCGGCCCACAAAACATCATTCGGACTGCCGATGGAAACTATCTGATGGTCGGAGAGGCATTTCCCGATTCGGCTGCGAATGCCTTTGACATCCTGCTGGTGAAGTTCGATGGCCAAGGTCAGCAGATTTGGCAGGAGAAATATGGAAGCTATGAGGGAGCAGATGCCGGTTTTGGGGTACTTCAGCGGCCAGATGGCGGATATTCCGTGACCGGTTATGCCATCAATGAATCAGAGGGACACACTGACATGTTTCTGCTCCAGACAGATGCTCAGGGCCAAACACAATCCTTGACCTATGCAGGAGGACCGGGCATCGACCAAGGCAATGCATTGATCTATGAACCCGGATTGGGGCATTGGCTCATTGGCGCTGCAACCGAGAGCTTTTTCGCCCAAGGGGTTTTGGCGTTTATTCCAGAAAATGCAACCCAGCTAGAGGACCCGATTTTTGGCCATTGGCACCCTGCACCCAATCCTGTTCGTGCAGGTGCCGAGATTTCCTTACCTGAGATTCAAGGCCCCCTTCAGGTCATCCTCACCGATATTTCCGGCAAAAAAATGGATCAACTGACCGGACCGGATCCCCAGACTAGGTACCGCATTCCCTCCGATTTGGCACAGGGCATTTACCTCATGCACATTTCCCACGAAGAAGGTTCCCAAACCTTTCGGATCAAGGTGGAATAG
- the fdhD gene encoding formate dehydrogenase accessory sulfurtransferase FdhD → MSQPRVQTHNTLRVEGAESHIRPDLLAVESPLIIKIGFGAMEDRKLETLALTMRTPGQDLELTLGWLIGERIIQHPEQVLRITHCEDVDKPEHRGNVVRVELKPTVNFDLALHRRNTLTSASCGICGTTSIEQLNETCAPVADQLRVDAGLILRLPEIQLASQPIFSHTGGLHAVGWFNPEGSCLAVREDIGRHNALDKVIGTAMQSGQFPLSNTLLLLSGRVGFELVQKAWRAGCEMIAAIGAPSSLAVETAKAANMTLVGFIRGGRYNVYHGAHRILSQTSTSNV, encoded by the coding sequence GTGTCCCAACCCAGAGTCCAAACCCACAACACCCTCCGAGTAGAAGGTGCCGAATCACATATCCGCCCTGACTTGTTGGCGGTGGAATCTCCATTGATCATCAAGATCGGCTTTGGAGCGATGGAGGACCGGAAATTGGAGACTTTGGCCTTGACGATGCGGACCCCGGGACAGGATCTGGAACTTACCTTGGGCTGGTTGATCGGAGAGCGGATCATCCAACATCCTGAGCAGGTCCTCCGGATCACCCACTGCGAAGACGTAGACAAACCCGAGCATAGAGGCAATGTTGTGCGTGTCGAGCTGAAGCCAACCGTGAATTTTGATCTAGCGCTCCATCGGCGGAATACCCTGACGAGTGCCAGTTGTGGCATTTGTGGAACTACCTCGATTGAGCAATTGAATGAAACCTGTGCACCTGTAGCTGATCAGCTGCGCGTAGATGCCGGATTGATCCTGAGGCTCCCCGAGATCCAATTGGCTTCACAGCCGATCTTTTCCCATACGGGAGGGCTTCATGCGGTAGGTTGGTTCAATCCGGAGGGAAGCTGTCTCGCTGTCCGGGAAGACATCGGCCGCCACAACGCCCTCGACAAGGTGATTGGAACGGCGATGCAATCCGGTCAATTTCCCCTGTCCAATACCTTGCTGCTTCTGAGTGGAAGGGTAGGGTTCGAGCTGGTCCAAAAGGCTTGGCGGGCAGGTTGTGAGATGATCGCGGCCATTGGGGCGCCTTCGAGCTTGGCGGTGGAGACGGCGAAAGCAGCCAACATGACCTTGGTTGGATTTATCCGTGGAGGCAGGTATAATGTCTATCATGGTGCGCACCGCATCCTTTCTCAAACTTCAACTTCAAACGTATGA
- a CDS encoding DUF7009 family protein, whose protein sequence is MKLRIKGNSLRLRLSRPEIDEFAANGRVEARITFSAMASLVYALEQDPSTQHVFATMGNQRITVYVPQAIGEAWAQTEQVGFTGNMQVTESETLSILVEKDFQCLHRDTEDERDLYPNPNQS, encoded by the coding sequence ATGAAGCTCCGAATCAAAGGAAACTCCCTTCGCCTGAGACTCTCACGCCCCGAGATCGATGAATTCGCAGCAAATGGACGAGTGGAAGCTCGAATCACTTTTTCTGCAATGGCCTCGCTAGTATATGCCCTAGAACAGGACCCTTCGACCCAACATGTATTTGCCACGATGGGCAATCAGCGCATCACCGTGTATGTGCCTCAGGCAATCGGGGAGGCTTGGGCCCAGACTGAGCAGGTAGGTTTCACGGGGAATATGCAGGTGACCGAATCAGAAACGCTCTCCATTCTGGTGGAAAAGGACTTCCAGTGTCTCCATCGGGATACCGAAGATGAAAGAGACCTTTACCCCAATCCCAATCAATCCTAA